A stretch of DNA from Methanoplanus endosymbiosus:
CATCCATGACAAAAGGTTTTAATCCGGATAATTTTATGTCTCCTCCTGATAGCTTTACTTTTTTCGATGCCAAAAGCATTACTCTAAGCCCCGAGCTGCTGATATAATCCACTTCATTCATATTGATTATAATCTTCTCAGAACCTGATTCTATGGCCTCTTTCAGATATTCATCGAGAATACCGGAGTTTTGTGCATCTATCCTGCCTTTGACCATAATAATTTCAGCTGGTTCCGATTTTTTCCGGTTAATTTCCATGATATTCATTTTCTAATCGGAACAGATAATATCTTCCTGTTTTTTCAGTTATGCGAAAGGAATCATCATCTATTTATCATGTTTATGCAATTGTAATAATAATGGCAGAACGGCAAATCTGGAGTTCACGAACGACATTTATTCTGGCATCAGTAGGCAGTGCTATCGGATTGGGAAATCTGTGGAGATTTCCTTATGTCGTTTACGCGAATGGTGGGGGGGCTTTTCTCATTCCTTACCTGATCGCACTTCTCACTATAGGGATTCCTCTTCTTATTCTAGAGATGGGAATCGGCTACAGGACTCGATCCGGTGCTCCCCGTGCCTTCAGCAGGCTACTTGGCAGGAAGTATAACCTGTTCGGATGGATGATGGTTCTGGTCGCATTTTTAGTTGTTACATATTACGGAGTGATCGTCGCCTGGTGCCTTGATTATACTGTTTTCTCTCTCAATCTTTCATGGGGTTCCGATCCACCGGCTTTCTTTTATGATTCCTTTCTAAACGTTTCGGATGCTGTTGATGGGATCGGCAGTATCAACATTGTTGTTTTAGGTGGAGCGATCGTTGCATGGCTCTGGATTTACACATCCGTATTCAGGGGTGTCAAATCATTAGAGAAGATGCTCTGGATCACTGTGGTTCTGCCCTGGATTCTTATCATTGTTTTCGTGGTCCGCGGCATCACGCTTCCGGGTGCGATGGACGGGCTTGCCTTTTACCTTACGCCCGATTTCCAGGCACTTCTGAATCCGGATGTCTGGGTTGCGGCATACGGCCAGATCTTTTATTCACTCTCACTTGCATTTGGGATAATCATCGCATATTCACGTCTTATCGGTGAAAAGCAGGATCTCGTGAAGAACGGAGTCATCATCGCCCTGGCTAATTGTTTCACCTCGATCTTTGCCGGGCTTGCGGTATTTTCCACTCTTGGATATCTTGCACATACCAGTGGTGTTGGAGTAACTGAAGTCGTGAGAGGAGGAATTGAACTGGCCTTCATCACTTACCCGTCCGTTATAAATGCCCTTCCTATTATGCCCGAACTATTTGGCGTTCTTTTCTTCCTGATGCTTGTAAATCTTGGTATAAGCTCGTCTTTTTCCATAGTTGAGAGTCTGAATGCCGGAATTCTGGATTACATAAAAAAGCCGGAATGGCTGGTAACAGGTGTGATCTGTATAGCTGCGTTTATAGTAGGCCTCATTTATATGACGAATGGGGGTCTGTATATGATTGACCTTGTAGACCACTATCTGATGGCTTACATCCTGCCGTTTATCGGGCTTTTAGAGGTGGTATTCATAGGATATCTCTATGGTGCCCCAAAAATGAGGACCTTTATCAACAGGTACTCAGATCTTCATCTGGGCAGGTGGTGGGATTACTGCATTTGTTTTGTCGTGCCCGGTTTTCTGATCTTCGCTCTTTGTCTTAACTTCTATGAAGGTATATTCCAGCCTTATGGAGGTTATGAAATGCTTGACAATATAATCGTATACCTGCTTATCGGCGTGATTTTTATTCTTGCAATATTCATGTCCAGGCTTATCCGTAATAGTGATGATGATGATTATGATGATGATGCGGACTCCTACCTGCCGGGAGATATGGATTCAGATATTTGAGGGATGGTTTTCTCATGGGAAAGAGTGAAATGCCGGAGTTCATAAGCAATTGCCTGCGGAGAATTAGGTTGTGTCCTAAGATAGCATACCTTATTGTGTGATGAATGACATATATTTATGTGATACATATGGCTCGCCCACGTGGAAAAATAGATGTTGTCTGCCAAAATCCTGAGTGTCAATATTATCTCAAAGAGGAAGGAAAGGATATAATCAAACGAGGAAAAGATGCCAGAACTTCTCATCAACGATATTACTGCAAACACTGTACAAAATTTTTCATGGAAACTAAAGGTACTCCCCTATTCTACAAACACCTATCTGAAAAAGAAATTATAACCATTTGCAAGCATTTTGTGGAGAAAAATGGAATAAGAAGCATCGAAAGATTAACGGGTCACCACCGCGATACAATTGGACGGTTGCTTACTGATGTAGCTGAGCATGCAGCAAAGATGAATGATATACTCATTGAAGAACTTGATCTAAGCCCTATAGAATGCGATGAGTTCTGGAGTTTCATTAAAAAAAAACAAAAAAATGTTGTCAAAGAAAGCTCAGAACCAGATTTCGTTGGCGATGCATGGACATACACAGCAATAAAACGAAAATCCTATTTTATAATTTCTTTTGCAGTTGGAAAACATAAACAAGCAACCTGTAATGTCATGATGAATGACCTTTATGAAAGAATTAAGCTCCCTGATCCACAATCAAAACTTGAAATTTATACTGATGGGAATGACCAATATCTGACAAGTTTAAATGCTCTTTACGCTAATCCCTGCGTTAACTATGGTCAGTTAATAAAAGTCCGGAAAAAGGGGAGAGTTGAAGAAAAATACAAAATTGCAGTTATTGGTGAGCCGCCGTTATCCAAAATTGAAACTACTGATGTTGAAAATTCTAATGGAATCCTTCGTGAAAGAGTTGGCCGTTTGGTGAGAAAAGCGAAGACATTCTCAAAGTTAAAACCAAAATTAGAATCAGCATTAGATATTTTTCAATTTTATTGGAATTTTATGAATGAATTCAAGAAAAAATCTACACCAGGAATGATTGAAGGTATAATAGGACTTACGCGAAACGATTAATTTGTAAACTCAATGAGCCTAACAATAAACCAAAATAATCATTTGCAGTTTCCAAACATTTAAGTCAAGTTTTGTACTGCGTAAGTCCTATATAATTGATAGAAAGATTACATGGCCAGTATTTTTACATTCAATAATTAAGTATGTTAATTGGTGCCACTGCCGAAAATTTAAGCACATAGATCTAAAGTGGGCTTGAAATTGAATAATGATGGCATATTTCCCACTATTTATAATCTGATGAGATGCCTTATTTAATTTTCATGTCTCATAAGGCATTTTATCATAAAAAATGGTCCGTAAATTAGCCATTTATTAAGGTTCTGTGCCTAAATATGACAGGTAGTTAGTTTGTAATTACCCAGAAACTAATATATTATTCTCTGCAACTAATATATATTAGATTAATTGAAGTGGGTGGTTAAAAATTACAATTTTTGATTATTCTGAGGTGTTTGGCAAGTTAAAGAGAATTTATTTCTGGAATCGTTTGTCGGAGACTCAGGTAAATATACATGTTGATAAATCTGTAATACGCTACAATGGTTTGGTGCTGCCAGTTAGGATGCGTCCTTTTTTTGATGCAGAATTTTTAAATCCAGGTGGTATATTGGAAATTAGTCTGATTCATGAGAATAGTGGGATTAAATACAGTTCTTGCATCCGGAGGGCAAATAATTTAGATGAAAATCAAATATCACCTACACGTATATATTGGGATGAAGCACTTAGTGATCTAATTGAATATTTAATTTTGGATGGGAATGATGTCTTAATATTAAAATTTATAAAATTTACATTGGTTAAAAATAAGTATTATATTAATATTGGACGCAGTGATTTGCAATCTGGAAATGATCAGTTTAAGCGTCTAATTTCAAATCATGAAGATCCTGTGCTGCCTAAAATTATTAATAATTCTCAGGAAAACATTGTTGAACATCCACTCGCAAAACCAGATACGGTGGCAGGGTCTCATTTCAAGCAGACGATTTATGAGGCGTGTGAACCTGAAATTAATGGAAATCGAATTAAGATGGAGTATGAAAAAATCCTTTGTCAAAATAAATTATCTCATAAATATAAATTATATGCAAAAGTTCTCACAAAACAATTTCCACGAGGAATAAATCTCAATAATCAGCTTCAGGTTGTCAGGTGCATGGTTGCATTTAAAAAAGCTTTTTTTGAAAATTATAACGAAGAATGGACCGGGGATTACGATCAATTTATCAAGGATATTATAGAGATAACTGTTGCATGTGATGATACGACAATGTTGTCAATAACATCATTAAATATTTCTGATTCCTTACTAAATGAGATAATTGTTCATGTTAATAATCTTTTTGAGTCAGGGGAAGCGATTGTTTCTTCTGATGAACTTTATATCAAGTTTAAGCAAAGGTTACTCCAGACAAATATTTACAATTCCACCACGCTAGAGAATGTTGTTAGATACTATATAGGGGGTAAATACAATTTCACTGATGGTTATATTTGTTCCCAAGAATTGTCCAGTATAGATGGTTATATTTTTGATAAAGTGTTAGCGGCACTTCTGAAATTTTCCGGTCCAATGTCTTATGAGGAACTTATACGTACACTCCCCCATTTTCCTGATGAGAAAATTAGGGACTGCCTTAAAAGTTCCTCTAAAGTTATCAGAGGGAAGAAAGGATATTATACTCATATCGATTGTTTTGATATTACGTTGCAAGATAAGGAGTTGCTCCTTACAACTATTAATGATAATATGCAAGATAATGTAATTACCACTGCGGGTCTTTTTGATGCATATCTGGCAATTAACCCTGATTTCTTTGATCGAAATTTCATAACTGATATCGTGTCGCTTAGTGACATTTTCAAATATTGTTATCCATCAAAATATACTCATAAACGTGGGCAGATAATTTTTGGAGACGGATTAATTCTCAGTTCAACCGAGAAGGTGGTACGTCATCTTATGTCAATGAAATCTTTCACGTATCATGATATGGATGAATACAAAAATTCAAACCATTATAACGTTGATTGTCGAGGGGTTCTTAAACCAATCTTAAAAAAATATTTTCGCCTTGATGAAAATCGGTTTATTTCAATCGATCAAATAATTATTTCAGAGAACGTATTAAATGGTATTGAAAATTTGCTCATGGATGAATTAAAAATGGGGTATGTCTGTTCTGCAAATATCAAAAATTATCTATCATATCCATATATTGGATCTAATCCATGTACCCCATATCTTCTTGAGAGTATTATTAGGATTTACGGCAGCAAATTCAGATGTCCATTGAAACTCATTGAGTATTATACTGGCTGCAAAAAACCCCGAGGAATTATTGTTATATTGGACTCAGATTTTACCACTTATGAGGATGTCCTGATAGATGTTCTAAAAAAGCAAAACAGCCGGGAACCATTTGAAAATCAAATGAAAGCAATAGAATATCTTAAAGAGAGAAATTATATGCAAACTGCTTTACGAGATGGATTCTCAAGCATCTACTCAAAAGCGATTGCTAAATACGATTTTTTTGGTATATAAATGTACAAATATGAATGGGATCCAGAAACAGGTGGATATCTACTTACAACAACTTCTGAAAGTATTGTTGGAAAAGAACTCCGGCCGGTATATTCTTCTGAATTAGATTTACTAGGATTTAACAAATATTGGACTTATCCAAGAGATGATACAAAACCTTTGCTCTGGGCAGAAAATAACTTATATTATTATTTAGGAAGAATTGTTGGTAAAACGAGTGGTGGAAGTCTCTATAACCGACCTACACTCATAATTATTGAGGATGGATTGGAATTAACCTTTGTAGATGTAGCACTAATGGTGAATAAAAATCGTGTCATAATGGATGCTCTTGTTCATGATACACTTCTCACGATCTATGCTACATACCAACAGTTCAAAAATAACATTGATATTTTTTACGTTGCATTCAGTGGAGGAAAAGATTCAATAGTTGCACTTGATTTAGTACATCGTACTCTTCCAAAAAATGAATTTCTGGTTTTGTTTGGAGATACAGACATGGAACTTCCAGATACATACTTGTTTATGAATGTTATATCAAAATTTTACAACGATATTTCCTTCCATGTGGCCCGTGCTGAAATAACCTCTGTCGAATCTTGGAATATATTTGGTCCCCCAGCACGTGGTATTCGCTGGTGTTGCAGTGTGCATAAGACAGCTCCACAAATTAGGTATTTGCGTAATTTATTTAAAAAATCAAACGTAAGAGGGATGGCTTTTACGGGAATCCGGGCAGAAGAAAGTAATGCCCGTTTCTTATATGACATGGTGAGTGTCAGTAAAAAGCACCCTGGACAGGCAAGTTGCCATCCAATTCTTCAATGGAATTCTGCGGAGCTTTTCCTATATATCTATGGTAATAATCTCCCCCTCAACGAAGCATATAAAAAAGGGAATTCGCGCGTAGGTTGTCTATTATGTCCGATGTCTGGAGGGAAACATGAGTTCATCAAGATGTCTTGTTATCCAGATGTGATGACAAAATACATAGACATAATTCGGAATACCAGTTCAAAAACCTTTGATCGATTATCAGATATGGATCACTTCATAGAAGATGGTGGATGGAAAATACGTTGTTCTGGACGTGAAATAAAAACTGGTAAAAACCTTATAGATGTGATAAGTAACAAAAAAGAGCTAAGAATCATCTCCAAATGTCCGGCGGATGACTGGAGTGAATGGATAAAAGCACTAGGGGAGTTCTGCCAAATAGATAACAATTGCTATCTTGTAACATACAATAATGCGACATATCATTTTACTGTTACCAAAAATGAAAACCAGTCTTTGGAAGTGATTTTGCCACTAATTGGGGGAGGTAAAAGTGAAATTTATTTTGTTTCACTATTCAAAAATGTTTTTCGCAAAGCTGCCTATTGCAGAAGATGCGGAGTATGTGCAGCAGAATGTAAGTTTGGATGTATCACTATGAACCCAGACTCTATGAAAATTGATGGCAATGAATGCAAACATTGTGCTCAATGTCTAAAAATTAAATACGGATGCTTAATATGTTCGTCAATAAAATTACCATTAAGCAAAGGGACTGAAAAAATGGTTGGAATGGATAGATATATGACATTTGGATTCCGGAAAGAATGGCTTGATTCATATTTCAAAGATCCTGATAAATTCTGGGATCATAATGATTTAGGAAGTAAGATGATTCCGGTATTCAAAAAATTTTTACGGGATGCAGGGATTATCTCTGGAAAAAGAGATCTTACACTTACCAGAACAGGACAACTGCTCAGGTCTATAGGTTCAGATTCTGAGGTTACATGGGCAATTATTCTGGTTAATCTCTCATACACTCCTCAAATTGGATGGTATGTAAGAAATATTGTTCCTGGTACCAGTTATACAATGCAAGATCTCAAGGCGCTCCTTCCCGAAGATATCAAAGACACAGTGAAACGCAATATTGTGAGTGCTTACCGTAATATTATGGTACAAACTCCGATTGGAAGCCAGATTGGACTTGGTCACCCTCAAAAATCCGGTTCAAATGTAAAATATTTGGAGAGAATAAAATGGGAAAATCCGATTCCTGAAGTAATATTATATGCCTTCTACAGATATGCAGAAGAAAATATTCAGGAAGATGATAGTATTCGTGACAATGTTAACTACCGGTTTACATTAACCGAGATCTTATCCGAAGATCCAGACATTTCCGGATTGAGTCCCTCACAGATATTTGATATTGATAGAGATACATTCAGGCACATTCTTGAAGGGTTGTCTATTGAGTATTCAGAGTATATTTCAACTTCTTTTACCCATGATTTAGACAATATTGTTCTTTCTCAAAATAAAACATCAGAAGAGATTCTTGAAAATGTCATGGTGGCGATAAAATGATGAGTAATAATATGACTGATATTGTATATGATAATTTTTTTGAAATTGATCCAAATTATTTCCCTATGATGACAGAAGAACTCATCAAATCTGAAGATGGTAAATGGAAGGGATTCTACCCACATGAAAAATTTGTAGAGTTAATTAAACATACTGTAAATACGCTCAATCGTCACGAAAAACAATCTCTCTGGGTCACAGGGGCATATGGTACAGGTAAGTCTCATGCAGTTCTGACGATAAAATGTATGCTTGAAGCGAAAAGAGAGGATGTAACCGAGTATTTTGAAAAGAATGATCTCGATATGGATCTCTGCAGTCGCCTTAACAACCTAAAAGGACAAGGGCATATTCTCACCGTTTACCGGAATGGATCTGCAAGTATTGACTCAACAGCAGCTCTCACTCTTGCAATTCAGAGCAGTATTAAAAAGGCACTGGAAGAGCAGGGTATTGAAAATAAATCAAATATTACATTAAAAGAGACAATTGTCAATAGATTAACTACAAAAAAAATTTATTCAGATTATATTGACAAATTAATGCAGGAAAAATACAACTATCTCTTTTCACCCTATTCTAATGTTACAAGTTTTCTTGAGGCAATTCAAAACTCTGATGATGAAATATCAAATCAGCTTATCAATAAATATCTCAATATGCTCAATATGGAGGGGATAAGTGGACATCCTATCGAACCAAATGATTTAGTTCGGTGGATAGATGAAGTTCTCAAGGCAAATAACTTAACTTCTATTTTCTTTATCTGGGATGAGTTCACTGAATTTTTCAAGATCAATCAAAATAAACTCACAGGTCTTCAGGAAATTGCGGAATCTACACAACATATGCCATTTGTTCTGATGCTGGTTACCCATATTTCCGGAAAACAATTGCCATTAGGTGATTCCAAAAAAATTTCCGATCGCTTTGCTCCTCCAATTGAGATATGTCTGCCAGATAATACCGCGTTTAAACTCATGGGAAAAGCACTTGCAGTAAAGGATAATCAGGAGGTTTGTTCACAGTGGCAAACCCTTAGAAGTGAACTTTGGAGTAATGTATGCAATTCGGGCAAGCTTGTTATCAGATCAACAAATAATAAAGTGACAGAAAATGATTTTAAGGAAATATTACCGATCCACCCATATGCAGCTCTGATTCTTAAACATCTATCCGCCCGTTTCAATTCCAATCAAAGAAGTATGTTTGAGTTCATAAAAGGAGGGGATGTTAAATCAGAATCCATAAGTTTCAAATCATTTATTCACCAAACCGGACCTTTCTCCCCTATTCCATATCTTACTTGTGACAAATTATGGGATTACTTCTACAGTAGTGACAAAGCCCGATTAGATACAGAACTTAAGGATTTATTGAACACATACAATATTCATAAAGACAACAAGGCATTTGATTCAGATACATTATTGATCTTAAAAACAACCCTACTTCTTCAGGGTCTTTCAAATCAAGCATGGAATGTCCCGATACTGAAGCCAACACTGAATAATTTGACATATGCCTTTGAAGGAACCGATCTCGCAAAAGTTCGAATAGAACAGATCCTTGAGATTCTTATAGGAAATGGTGTTTTATCTTCGCATCCCGGCAAAAATAGTGAAATAGAATATGTCGCTCTTCGTGCTAACAGTGACACTGCGGTAATCAGTCAGTTAGTGCAGGAAATGTCAAAAAAATATACAACACTGGAACTTATTCAAAAGAACAATGATCTCGATAAGTTATTTGAATTACCCGAGGAGCTCTCTCTTCGGTATGAATCATCATATTTAACGATCACTAACATTGACGCTGCATTAAAACGTAAAGTAAATAATCCTCCAAACAAAATTCGATTGTTTTTCACATTTGCTAAAGATGATCAGGAAGCAAGCATCATTAATGAAAAAATCCAGAATTTCCTATCGGCATGTTTGGATTCTGGAATAATTATTGTAGACACGTCATTATCTTCGCTTAAATCCAAAAATTATGATGATATTATTGAATGTCTGGCAAATGTGCGTTACTGGAAAGATAAGAATATTTCAAAACAAGTTACCGCATATGATAGTCGAGTAACTGATATCATTAATCAATGGAATAAGGAACTCATAAATGGAGTATTCGTTCTCTATGATTCTTCTCATAATGGACAGAAATTCTATAGTTTTGATTTACTTACAAGGCAACTAAGGCAGATCAATGAAGAACGTTTCCCGAAAGGTATTGAACGTCTTTCCAATTCGAAGACACTGCGTACTATCCAACAATCAAAGAGAGGAGCAATTATGGCGGCATCTGGTGGTGAGAAACCATCCGGAATGTTTAATTCTCTTGTCCAGCCTCTTTCTGAGATCTGGACTGATAATTATTATTGGGGGCATGCACCAGATCATCTCTTATCACAGATTAAAAATGAACTTAAAATTTTCATGGATAAGAGGTTTACTAAAGATGGAAAGGTAGACATATACGATATATGGGACTTTCTGACACGTCCGCCCTATGGATTTCTCCCATGTAGTTTAAGTGCTTTTGTTCTTGGTTTCCTTCTTCGGGAATATGCAAATGACCAGTACACCTGGTCTAACGGCTCAATAGCAGAGCCAATGTCAGCTGAAAAGCTTGGAGAACTCATAGATGGTGCCATAAAATCAATTCCTGGAAATCGTCCGTCTTCTCGATATATTGTACAAATGACTGAGGAAGAAAAAGAATTCATGAATTCTTCTGCGTTCGTATTTAATGTCCCTTCCGTCCAGTGTACTTCAATTGAAAATACCCGTAACAAGATCATTAATGCAATAAATGGACTTCGGTATCCACTTTGGGCATTAAAAAACTACATCGACTCACAAAATACTACACAAAAAGATCTTCTCAAAAATATCATTGATGATTACTGCTCTATTTCAAGTAGTTCCCCAGATGCCAAAAAGGTAGTTAAAGCAAAAGTCAATTCAATTGGGAAGACGTTTCAGCAACATGCTGGATTGAGCAATGCGGTTCGGGATCTAATCACACCCCAAAACACAAGGGAAGGTATGGATCTCTATGTTCGGGCCACATATCCGGATTTAATTACAATTGCACAATCACTTAATGATAATAATTATCTTGAAGCCATTAAAAACAGATTCAGTGCGGATAGTGCTTGGTTGTGGTGTAGCGATGATATCGATAATGCAATCATGGAAGTTGTCAGTGATTATCGGATTTTTGATTCCAGTAATCATTTCATTGGAACAAAAACATCAATCCAAGATGTAATTAGAGAGTGGAATAATAAATTGAATGAGATCCGTATTCCTTTTGATATTATCCTGTCCTCTGAGGAACAGTTAACAAAACCACTCACCATGCTCTTTAACATGTGTAAGACAAGATCACTCTCATCTTCTGATAAG
This window harbors:
- a CDS encoding sodium-dependent transporter, with product MRKESSSIYHVYAIVIIMAERQIWSSRTTFILASVGSAIGLGNLWRFPYVVYANGGGAFLIPYLIALLTIGIPLLILEMGIGYRTRSGAPRAFSRLLGRKYNLFGWMMVLVAFLVVTYYGVIVAWCLDYTVFSLNLSWGSDPPAFFYDSFLNVSDAVDGIGSINIVVLGGAIVAWLWIYTSVFRGVKSLEKMLWITVVLPWILIIVFVVRGITLPGAMDGLAFYLTPDFQALLNPDVWVAAYGQIFYSLSLAFGIIIAYSRLIGEKQDLVKNGVIIALANCFTSIFAGLAVFSTLGYLAHTSGVGVTEVVRGGIELAFITYPSVINALPIMPELFGVLFFLMLVNLGISSSFSIVESLNAGILDYIKKPEWLVTGVICIAAFIVGLIYMTNGGLYMIDLVDHYLMAYILPFIGLLEVVFIGYLYGAPKMRTFINRYSDLHLGRWWDYCICFVVPGFLIFALCLNFYEGIFQPYGGYEMLDNIIVYLLIGVIFILAIFMSRLIRNSDDDDYDDDADSYLPGDMDSDI
- a CDS encoding phosphoadenosine phosphosulfate reductase domain-containing protein; translation: MYKYEWDPETGGYLLTTTSESIVGKELRPVYSSELDLLGFNKYWTYPRDDTKPLLWAENNLYYYLGRIVGKTSGGSLYNRPTLIIIEDGLELTFVDVALMVNKNRVIMDALVHDTLLTIYATYQQFKNNIDIFYVAFSGGKDSIVALDLVHRTLPKNEFLVLFGDTDMELPDTYLFMNVISKFYNDISFHVARAEITSVESWNIFGPPARGIRWCCSVHKTAPQIRYLRNLFKKSNVRGMAFTGIRAEESNARFLYDMVSVSKKHPGQASCHPILQWNSAELFLYIYGNNLPLNEAYKKGNSRVGCLLCPMSGGKHEFIKMSCYPDVMTKYIDIIRNTSSKTFDRLSDMDHFIEDGGWKIRCSGREIKTGKNLIDVISNKKELRIISKCPADDWSEWIKALGEFCQIDNNCYLVTYNNATYHFTVTKNENQSLEVILPLIGGGKSEIYFVSLFKNVFRKAAYCRRCGVCAAECKFGCITMNPDSMKIDGNECKHCAQCLKIKYGCLICSSIKLPLSKGTEKMVGMDRYMTFGFRKEWLDSYFKDPDKFWDHNDLGSKMIPVFKKFLRDAGIISGKRDLTLTRTGQLLRSIGSDSEVTWAIILVNLSYTPQIGWYVRNIVPGTSYTMQDLKALLPEDIKDTVKRNIVSAYRNIMVQTPIGSQIGLGHPQKSGSNVKYLERIKWENPIPEVILYAFYRYAEENIQEDDSIRDNVNYRFTLTEILSEDPDISGLSPSQIFDIDRDTFRHILEGLSIEYSEYISTSFTHDLDNIVLSQNKTSEEILENVMVAIK
- a CDS encoding IS1 family transposase; the protein is MARPRGKIDVVCQNPECQYYLKEEGKDIIKRGKDARTSHQRYYCKHCTKFFMETKGTPLFYKHLSEKEIITICKHFVEKNGIRSIERLTGHHRDTIGRLLTDVAEHAAKMNDILIEELDLSPIECDEFWSFIKKKQKNVVKESSEPDFVGDAWTYTAIKRKSYFIISFAVGKHKQATCNVMMNDLYERIKLPDPQSKLEIYTDGNDQYLTSLNALYANPCVNYGQLIKVRKKGRVEEKYKIAVIGEPPLSKIETTDVENSNGILRERVGRLVRKAKTFSKLKPKLESALDIFQFYWNFMNEFKKKSTPGMIEGIIGLTRND
- a CDS encoding STAS domain-containing protein, producing MNIMEINRKKSEPAEIIMVKGRIDAQNSGILDEYLKEAIESGSEKIIINMNEVDYISSSGLRVMLLASKKVKLSGGDIKLSGLKPFVMDVFVVSGFNNIFDFYDSDNEALSDFIK